One Microcebus murinus isolate Inina chromosome 9, M.murinus_Inina_mat1.0, whole genome shotgun sequence DNA window includes the following coding sequences:
- the LRRN3 gene encoding leucine-rich repeat neuronal protein 3, whose translation MKDMPLRIHVLLGLAITTLVQAVDKKVDCPQLCTCEIRPWFTPRSIYMEASTVDCNDLGLLNFPARLPADTQILLLQTNNIAKIEYSIDFPVNLTGLDLSQNNLSSVTNINVKKMPQLLSVYLEENKLTELPEKCLSELSNLQELYINHNLLSTISPGAFIGLHNLLRLHLNSNRLQMINSKWFDALPNLEILMIGENPIIKIKDMNFKPLINLRSLVIAGINLTEIPDNALVGLENLESISFYDNRLIKVPHVALQKVINLKFLDLNKNPINRIRRGDFSNMLHLKELGINNMPELISIDSLAVDNLPDLRKIEATNNPRLSYIHPNAFFRLPKLESLMLNSNALSALYHGTIESLPNLKEISIHSNPIRCDCVIRWINMNKTNIRFMEPDSLFCMDPPEFQGQNVRQVHFRDMMEICLPLIAPESFPSNLNAEAGSYVSLHCRATAEPQPEIYWITPSGQKLLPNTLTEKFYVHSEGTLDISGITPKEGGLYTCIATNLVGADLKSIMIKVNGSFPQDNNGSLNIKIRDIRANSVLVSWKASSKILKSSVKWTAFVKSENSHAAQSARIPSDVKVYNLTHLNPSTEYKICIDLPTIYQRNRKQCVNVTTKALDPDQKEYEKSNTTTVMACLGGLLGIIGMICLVNCLSQEMNCDGGHSYVRNYLQKPSFAFSELYPPLINLWQTGKEKGTSLEVKATIIGVPTNMS comes from the coding sequence ATGAAGGACATGCCACTCCGAATTCATGTGCTACTTGGCCTAGCTATCACTACACTAGTACAAGCTGTAGATAAAAAAGTGGATTGCCCACAATTATGTACATGTGAAATCAGGCCTTGGTTTACACCCAGATCCATTTATATGGAAGCATCTACAGTGGATTGTAATGACTTAGGTCTTTTAAATTTTCCAGCCAGATTGCCTGCTGACACACAAATTCTGCTCCTACAGACTAACAATATTGCAAAAATTGAATACTCCATAGACTTTCCAGTAAACCTTACTGGCCTGGATTTATCTCAGAACAATTTATCTTCAGTTACcaatattaatgtaaaaaagaTGCCTCAGCTCCTTTCTGTGTACCTAGAGGAAAACAAACTTACTGAGCTGCCTGAAAAATGTCTGTCTGAACTGAGCAACTTACAAGAACTCTATATTAATCACAACTTGCTTTCTACAATTTCACCTGGAGCCTTTATTGGCCTACATAATCTTCTTCGACTTCATCTCAATTCCAACAGATTGCAGATGATCAACAGTAAGTGGTTTGATGCTCTTCCAAATCTAGAGATTCTGATGATTGGGGAGAATCCAATCATCAAAATCAAAGACATGAACTTTAAGCCTCTTATCAATCTTCGCAGCCTGGTTATAGCTGGTATAAACCTCACAGAAATACCAGATAATGCCTTGGTTGGACTTGAAAACTTAGAAAGTATCTCTTTTTATGACAATAGGCTTATTAAAGTGCCCCATGTCGCTCTTCAAAAAGTTATAAATCTCAAATTTTTGGATCTAAATAAAAACCCTATTAATAGAATACGAAGGGGTGATTTTAGCAATATGCTACACTTAAAAGAGTTGGGGATAAATAATATGCCTGAGCTTATTTCCATCGACAGTCTTGCTGTGGATAACTTGCCGGATTTAAGGAAAATAGAAGCTACTAACAACCCTAGATTGTCTTACATTCACCCCAATGCATTTTTCCGACTTCCCAAGCTAGAATCACTCATGCTGAACAGCAATGCCCTCAGTGCCCTGTATCATGGTACCATTGAGTCTCTACCAAACCTCAAGGAAATCAGCATACACAGTAACCCCATCAGGTGTGATTGTGTCATCCGTTGGATTAATATGAACAAAACCAACATTCGATTTATGGAGCCAGATTCACTGTTCTGCATGGACCCACCTGAATTCCAAGGCCAGAATGTTCGGCAAGTACATTTCAGGGACATGATGGAAATTTGCCTCCCTCTTATAGCCCCTGAGAGCTTTCCTTCTAATCTAAATGCAGAAGCTGGGAGTTATGTTTCCTTACACTGTAGAGCTACTGCAGAACCGCAGCCCGAAATCTACTGGATAACACCTTCTGGTCAAAAACTCTTGCCTAATACTCTGACAGAAAAGTTTTATGTCCATTCTGAAGGCACACTAGATATAAGTGGCATAACCCCAAAAGAAGGGGGTTTATATACTTGTATAGCAACTAACCTTGTTGGTGCTGACTTGAAGTCTATTATGATCAAAGTGAATGGTTCTTTTCCCCAGGATAACAACGGatctttgaatattaaaataagagaTATTCGGGCCAATTCGGTTCTGGTGTCTTGGAAAGCAAGTTCTAAAATCCTCAAATCCAGTGTTAAGTGGACAGCATTTGTCAAGTCTGAAAACTCTCATGCTGCCCAAAGTGCTCGAATTCCATCTGATGTCAAGGTATATAATCTTACTCATCTGAACCCATCAACTGAGTATAAGATTTGTATTGATCTCCCTACCATctatcagagaaacagaaaacaatgtGTAAATGTCACCACAAAAGCTTTGGATCCTGATCAAAAAGAGTATGAAAAGAGTAACACCACAACAGTTATGGCCTGCCTTGGAGGACTTCTGGGGATTATTGGTATGATATGTCTTGTTAACTGCCTCTCTCAAGAAATGAACTGTGATGGGGGACATAGCTATGTGAGGAATTACTTACAGAAACCAAGCTTTGCATTCAGTGAGCTTTATCCACCTCTGATAAACCTCTGGCAAACAGGCAAAGAAAAAGGTACATCACTGGAAGTGAAAGCAACTATTATAGGTGTGCCAACAAACATGTCCTAA